One window of Desulfarculus baarsii DSM 2075 genomic DNA carries:
- a CDS encoding class I adenylate-forming enzyme family protein, with translation MCAIMAPRFVAGAAFYDAAFWQCYQRLGYPRQWLEQGQAIEPHLSYVVSHPSWYMEEVPAPPLISIYELFARTVAAHRDEIAVVFMDKAITYGQLDDLISRYAGWLTALGLGRGDVAAAMLPNSLQHVIAFYGAAKAGVTHCPINVMYQADEVAYQLKDCGAKAIVALDLLYDKIRPSAGQLQGALVTNIKDWAADDCVVPAAIKFLWDIPKTPVDGAADFFATLAQAAPLAQAAPCAPNDDVALLLYTAGTTGKSKGVIETHFNMVYNSLTHTHAFRTWGPREVNFSIMPMFHTAGYFLHLLPVFYQGGTVIPIPMFDVADCFRIIETYGVNVIFAPPTLFIALLQRPELVAASDLSSIKVTIGCGAPVPPALQEQWEAATGARLVNGWGMTETNSGGIISTPGIKDNITAIGVPLFSEVLIVGDDGKPAPRGQQGEIWYRGLQLARGYLNKPQQTAEAFLPDGWFRTGDRGYVDEADFVHFVDRIKDLIVASGYNVAPVEIEDVLYQHPAVAEAAVIGVADAYRGETIKAYVVLKAEAAEVDEAALLAHCKERLATFKAPRQVEIRQQLPKSAVGKILRRVLREEHEREAAR, from the coding sequence ATGTGCGCGATCATGGCCCCCCGGTTCGTGGCTGGCGCGGCGTTTTACGACGCGGCGTTTTGGCAATGCTACCAGCGCTTGGGTTATCCCCGGCAGTGGTTGGAGCAGGGCCAGGCCATCGAGCCCCACCTTTCGTACGTGGTCTCGCACCCCAGTTGGTACATGGAGGAGGTTCCCGCGCCGCCGCTGATTTCCATCTACGAGCTTTTCGCGCGGACAGTGGCCGCCCACCGCGACGAGATCGCCGTGGTGTTCATGGACAAGGCCATCACCTACGGCCAGCTCGACGATTTGATCAGCCGCTACGCCGGCTGGCTGACCGCTCTGGGCCTGGGCCGCGGCGACGTGGCGGCGGCGATGCTGCCCAATTCGCTGCAACACGTCATCGCCTTTTACGGCGCGGCCAAGGCCGGCGTGACCCATTGCCCGATCAACGTGATGTACCAGGCCGACGAGGTGGCCTATCAATTGAAAGACTGCGGGGCCAAGGCCATCGTGGCGCTGGATCTGCTCTACGACAAGATCCGCCCGTCGGCGGGTCAACTGCAGGGCGCGCTGGTGACCAACATCAAGGACTGGGCGGCCGACGATTGCGTTGTTCCGGCGGCGATAAAGTTCTTGTGGGATATCCCCAAAACGCCGGTGGATGGCGCGGCCGACTTTTTCGCGACCCTGGCCCAGGCCGCGCCCCTGGCCCAGGCCGCCCCTTGCGCGCCCAACGACGACGTGGCCCTGCTGCTCTACACCGCCGGCACCACCGGCAAATCCAAGGGCGTCATCGAAACCCACTTCAACATGGTCTACAACTCGCTGACCCACACCCACGCCTTTCGCACCTGGGGCCCCCGCGAGGTCAATTTCTCGATCATGCCGATGTTTCACACGGCCGGCTATTTCCTGCATTTACTGCCGGTGTTTTATCAGGGCGGCACGGTGATCCCCATCCCCATGTTCGACGTGGCCGACTGTTTCCGCATCATCGAAACATACGGCGTCAACGTGATTTTCGCGCCGCCCACCTTGTTCATCGCCCTGTTGCAGCGGCCCGAGCTGGTGGCGGCCAGCGATCTGTCGAGCATCAAGGTGACCATCGGCTGCGGCGCGCCGGTGCCGCCGGCCTTGCAGGAGCAGTGGGAGGCGGCCACGGGCGCGCGGCTGGTCAATGGCTGGGGCATGACCGAGACCAACAGCGGCGGAATCATCAGCACGCCGGGCATCAAGGACAACATCACGGCCATCGGCGTGCCGTTGTTTTCGGAGGTGCTGATCGTCGGCGACGATGGCAAGCCGGCGCCGCGCGGCCAGCAGGGCGAGATATGGTATCGCGGGTTGCAATTGGCCAGGGGCTATCTGAACAAGCCCCAGCAGACGGCCGAGGCCTTTCTGCCCGACGGCTGGTTTCGCACCGGCGACCGGGGCTACGTGGACGAGGCCGATTTCGTGCATTTTGTCGATCGCATCAAGGACTTGATCGTGGCCTCGGGCTACAACGTGGCCCCGGTGGAGATCGAGGACGTGCTCTATCAGCATCCGGCGGTGGCCGAGGCCGCGGTGATCGGCGTGGCCGACGCCTATCGCGGCGAGACGATCAAGGCCTACGTGGTGTTGAAAGCCGAGGCCGCCGAAGTGGATGAGGCGGCGCTATTGGCCCACTGCAAGGAGCGCCTGGCCACCTTCAAGGCGCCGCGCCAGGTGGAGATCCGTCAGCAACTACCCAAAAGCGCGGTGGGCAAGATCCTGCGGCGGGTGCTGCGCGAGGAGCACGAGCGGGAAGCGGCGCGCTGA